Within Deltaproteobacteria bacterium, the genomic segment GCGAAGATGCGCGCCGTCCATCCGCTCGGGTTCTCCCGGGCGCCCAGGATGGCGACGCTCTCGGGATTCAGCAGTGTTGCGACCTTGTCGGTGCTCGTTTGGGCGCTCATGATGTGGCCGGGAGTATAGGCGACGATTCCGGGTGGTGGCAACGGCCACCCTATACCGTCATTCCCGCGAAAGCTTGCCCTCGACCCCGATCGGGGGCGGGAATCCAGGGGTGGGGAGGGGAAACGGTCTGCTTCTCGCAGGCCGGAGCGGGATCTGCTAGTGTCCGGCCCATGAGCACCATCAGCTTCATCGCGGACACCAAAGAGGACGCGGCGTTCCGGCTGGAGGTCCGAAACTGGCTGGAGGAGAACCTGCCGGCGGAGCTCAAGGGCTGGTCCACGCGGCCGCCGCCGGAGATGATCCGTCCGTGGCAGCGCAAGCTCTACGAGCGCGGCTGGATCGCGCCGGGCTGGCCGAAGCAGTACGGCGGCATGGAGGCTACGGTCAACCAGCAGTTGATCCTCCAGGAGGAGTTCGGGCGCGCCGAGGCGCCGGTGCTGTCGCGCCAGGCGGTGGGGCACATCGGGCCGATCCTGATCCGCCACGGCACCGAGGAGCAGAAGGCCGAGCACCTGCCCAAGATGCTCTCCGGCGAGGTGCTCTGGGCCCAGGGCTATTCCGAGCCGGGGTCGGGCTCCGATCTGGCGAGCCTGCGTACCCGCGGAGAAATCGACGGCGACCACGTGGTCATCAACGGCCACAAGATCTGGACCACCGGCGGCCACTACGCCGACTGGATGTACGCGCTGATCCGCACCGACCCCGACGCGCCGCGCAAGCAGTTGGGCATCTCCATGGTGCTCATCGACTTGAGGACGCCGGGCATCACCATCCGCCCCATCAAGACGCTGGCGGACGACGAGGAGTTCGCCGAGGAGTTCTTCGACAATGTGCGCGTGCCCCTCGCCAACGTGGTGGGGAAGCTCAACGACGGATGGCGCGTGGCCAAGGCGCTGCTGGACGGGGAACGGCTCGGCAACGCCAACCCGCAACTGGCCCTGGACATGCTGGAGCGGGTGCGCAAGGTGGCGCGCGCCACCGGCGCCTTCGACGACCCGGT encodes:
- a CDS encoding acyl-CoA dehydrogenase family protein, with the translated sequence MSTISFIADTKEDAAFRLEVRNWLEENLPAELKGWSTRPPPEMIRPWQRKLYERGWIAPGWPKQYGGMEATVNQQLILQEEFGRAEAPVLSRQAVGHIGPILIRHGTEEQKAEHLPKMLSGEVLWAQGYSEPGSGSDLASLRTRGEIDGDHVVINGHKIWTTGGHYADWMYALIRTDPDAPRKQLGISMVLIDLRTPGITIRPIKTLADDEEFAEEFFDNVRVPLANVVGKLNDGWRVAKALLDGERLGNANPQLALDMLERVRKVARATGAFDDPVFQDRLTQAELDVLAQSAVFAHAVQIARAGREIGADSSFIKIVSTDIVQRIADLLLDAAGEHAADAGPLDTPEGPVEVSVLWREVRRMSIYAGTSEIQRNVTAKRVLRLP